The following nucleotide sequence is from Acidobacteriota bacterium.
AGAAGCTGCTCTGGGAGGCGTACGGATAGTACGCGCCGCCTGCCGTGCGCGCCGCCTGCCGGGCGGCGCACGAGTGACCGGTCGAGCGCGAGTCGCGCCTTCCGGCAGAAGGCGCCGACCTTGCGTGCCGCCAGCCAGGCGGGGAAGGATAATCACCGAAAGATAGGATGGACGGAAATTCGAAAACGTAGTAATATTACTTTTCTGACAGAAAAAGCTTGGATGAACGATAACAATTCTACCAGGAGGCATGTATGGGTAAGTTTCCTTCGAGAGCATCGGGTTCGATCAGCGGGCGGGCGGCGATGCTGCTCGTCCTCGGGCTGCTGCTCGGCGCCGCATCGGTGCCGGCCCAGCTGAGCGGCACCTACACGGTGGGCGCCGGGGGCGACTACGCCACCCTGACCGCCGCCGTGGCCGCCTACAACGCCGCGCCAATCACCGGGCCGGTGCTGTTCACCCTGCTGGACACGAGCTACCCCGGTGAGACCATCCCCATCGCCATCAACGCCAACGCCGGGGCGAGTTCCACCAACGCCCTGACCATCCGGCCGGCCGCCGGGGTGGCCGTGGTGATCGAGGGCAGCCCCGCCGCCAACGGCCTGATCTACCTCAACGGCGCCGACTGGGTGGTCATCGACGGCCTGAACGCCGGGTCCTCCCTGATCCTGCGCAGCACCAGCGCGTCCAACGGCGCCATCTACCTCGGCTCGGACGCCACCCACAACGAGATCCGCAACTGCACCATCGAAGGGGGCGCCATCAACGGCGTCATCCGCTTCGACACCCCCACCGCCACCGGCAACGACGACAACACCTTCTATAGCAACGTCATCCGCGACCGCACCGACGCCGCCGGCGTGCCGCAGTACCTGGTCTACAGCACCGCCAGCGTCGGGAGCCCTTATTCCAACAGCAACAACCTCTTCCTCAACAACACCTTCCGGAACTTCACCGCCAACGCCATCAACGCCGGCAACTTCGCCTACACCGACAGCTGGCAGATCACCGGCAACGACTTCTTCCAGGATGCCGCCCGGACCGGCGCCCTGTCGGTGATCTACTTCAACGCGCTGGGGGCCAACAACATCAGCGACAACACCATCCACGACATGCAGACGAGCAGCACCGGGTCCACCTACGGCATCCAGTTCAACGCCTCCACCACGGCCGCCGGCGCGCAGGTGATCTCGAACAACACCATCTACAACATGACGCTGACCGGCACCGGCGGCTCGCTGTACGGCATCCGGATCGACGGCCCCGGCAACGTGAGCACCACCGTCTCCGGCAACCGGATCTACGGCTTCGGCCCCACCAACTCCTCCTTCACGGGGACGTTGTACGGCATTCACAACTACGGGATCTCCGCGTCGACGAAACCGCTCAACATCGTCAACAACATGATCACCCTCGCCCCCACCACCAACTGCAACTGCACCCTCCGCGGCATTGACCTGTACGGTTACACGGGCAACGTCGAAAACCTCTACTACAACTCGGTCTACCTCGGCGGGACGGCCACGGGGTCCACCGCCACCTATGCCATCGTCCAGCGGATGGGCTCCACGGCCACCGCGACCAACAACATCGCCTTCAACGGCCGCACGGGCAGCACCGGGACGCACTACGCCCTGGCCAAGTACTCCACGGGCACCTTCACCTCCGACTACAACGCCTGTGCCGGGACCGGCGGCACCACCGCGGCCAACTTCTTCTACAGCGGCAGCGCGGGGGTGAACTTCGCCACCTGGCAGGGCGGGGTGCGGGACCTCCACTCCCGGGCGGAAACCGCCGCCAACGTGACGACCCAGCACGCGATGGACTTCCTCGACAAGAGCAACGCCGTCGGCAACCTGCACGTCGACCCCGGCGCCTGCCTCTTCGTCGACAACACGGGCACGCCGATCGTGGGGTACACGACGGACTACGACCTGGACACCCGCGACGTGTCGCACCCGGACATCGGGGCCGACGAGTTCTTCGCACTGCCCCGGGCCCCGTTCGACCTGAACGCCGACTACACCACCGACATCCTCCTGCGCCACGACAGCTCCCAGGAACTTACCAGCTGGCTGATGTCCGGTACCGGCGCCGCCCAGGGGCCCTACCTGGACCTCGTGACGGGGACGGACTGGCAGCTGACCGGCGTGGCGGACTTCGACGACAACGGGTACGCGGACATCCTGTGGCGGCAGGCCTCCACCGGCGTGACGTCCGTCTGGAAGATGAACGCGGCCGGTCACTACGCCGACATCTCCCACGGGGTCATCCCGACGGGCTGGCAGATCGCGGCCGTGGCCGACTTCGACGCGGACCGCAAGGCCGACCTGCTGCTGCGCAACACGACCACCCATGACTGCGTGATCTGGTACTGCGCCGACGGGGGCGTGGTGAAGTTCGAGAAGTACCTCCTCACCGTCGATGCCGACTGGGTCGTGCTGGGCACCGGCGACCTGAACCTGGACGGCCGGGACGACATCTTCTGGCGAAAGACCTCGAACGGCGACCTCTCGGTCTGGTTCGTGAACGAGAACGGCTACATCGGGAACATGTCGCCGGGCAACCTGGCGTCCACGGTGAAGGTGGTGGGGATCGGCGACGCGGACCTTGACTACAAGGCGGACCTGTTCCTGCGCGACACCACCACCGGGGACCTGACCCTCTGGTTCTGCGACGAGACCCACGTCAAGGGGACCGCCGCCTTCGGCGTCAACGGTGACACCAACTGGAAGCCCGCCGGAATCGGGGATTACAACCTCGACTTCCAGAGCGATCTCCTGTGGTACAACACCTCTACCGGCGACCTGGTGGTTTGGTATGGCGACGATACGGGGTATCTTGGCGGTTTCTACGTCGGCAACGTGGCCGTGGCCTGGAAACCCCAGAACGACCTCAACTTCGGCGGCCGCTCGCTCCTGAGCCTGCTCGGGGTGACCCCGATCTGGCAGTAGCCCCTCCCGGGCCCCTTCCCAGGCCCCGGACCGGTCC
It contains:
- a CDS encoding VCBS repeat-containing protein, encoding MGKFPSRASGSISGRAAMLLVLGLLLGAASVPAQLSGTYTVGAGGDYATLTAAVAAYNAAPITGPVLFTLLDTSYPGETIPIAINANAGASSTNALTIRPAAGVAVVIEGSPAANGLIYLNGADWVVIDGLNAGSSLILRSTSASNGAIYLGSDATHNEIRNCTIEGGAINGVIRFDTPTATGNDDNTFYSNVIRDRTDAAGVPQYLVYSTASVGSPYSNSNNLFLNNTFRNFTANAINAGNFAYTDSWQITGNDFFQDAARTGALSVIYFNALGANNISDNTIHDMQTSSTGSTYGIQFNASTTAAGAQVISNNTIYNMTLTGTGGSLYGIRIDGPGNVSTTVSGNRIYGFGPTNSSFTGTLYGIHNYGISASTKPLNIVNNMITLAPTTNCNCTLRGIDLYGYTGNVENLYYNSVYLGGTATGSTATYAIVQRMGSTATATNNIAFNGRTGSTGTHYALAKYSTGTFTSDYNACAGTGGTTAANFFYSGSAGVNFATWQGGVRDLHSRAETAANVTTQHAMDFLDKSNAVGNLHVDPGACLFVDNTGTPIVGYTTDYDLDTRDVSHPDIGADEFFALPRAPFDLNADYTTDILLRHDSSQELTSWLMSGTGAAQGPYLDLVTGTDWQLTGVADFDDNGYADILWRQASTGVTSVWKMNAAGHYADISHGVIPTGWQIAAVADFDADRKADLLLRNTTTHDCVIWYCADGGVVKFEKYLLTVDADWVVLGTGDLNLDGRDDIFWRKTSNGDLSVWFVNENGYIGNMSPGNLASTVKVVGIGDADLDYKADLFLRDTTTGDLTLWFCDETHVKGTAAFGVNGDTNWKPAGIGDYNLDFQSDLLWYNTSTGDLVVWYGDDTGYLGGFYVGNVAVAWKPQNDLNFGGRSLLSLLGVTPIWQ